Proteins from one Toxotes jaculatrix isolate fToxJac2 chromosome 13, fToxJac2.pri, whole genome shotgun sequence genomic window:
- the zbtb22a gene encoding myoneurin isoform X1: MDPTCSASAAPAGLTVQVCFPGARAAVLDNLNRQREEGRLCDLSIQVQGQVFRAHRCVLAASSPYFHDQVLLKNVTTVSLPSVMDPVAFESVLSSAYTGQLSIVHDDIVNYVTVASFLQMWHIVDKCTEILKRPRPPVEVTPGEAAAAHQGTASRQQSPSSTDCLNLEREGRRRERKPDVLPPLATWRRPQQFPRWGRPRPSSAQHLADTQLDTLPNYTESDYTSCEEAWISAHEKTGHFAHDGPGHNSRHHGGFASGETLKQKVRFQQRGAPPSADRLLDKNRGSGDSDETPEKRKNEKREIEADEGVGEEIVEKKESFAQMGHCADFQQTGQATGKTSADVMKEKVQRDLVEGDHSSDVPNVHACQTGEGLLAPSCPVSARQQWQSGSWSQQEQRLQEGKGRSCSKDEDEDEEEEDVDFECFTEGTFSRDTYDEIEDGTGQVSQRPLMPVSPDFTMAGSEVHWPSTSVGQGGSLTPTSSRHLSPSSAAFPPSSSPPTPSSSSSVSLAGAPYTGKVHFCHCGKAYTLKSMRDRHVKMQHLNLRPFGCPVCTKSFKMKHHLTKHLKTHGGLRPYECGLCGKKVIWRDSFLRHQARCERLASSSSSHSNNTNTAAADVDDGYSYGFDEGEAFVATGGQVKVEEVDFHGEMEDGMGGLLGSVSGIVDELSTQSQNLDTGSHVFKEEASESFSRN; encoded by the exons ATGGATCCGACCTGCAGTGcttctgcagctccagctggTCTGACTGTCCAGGTGTGTTTCCCTGGTGCTCGTGCTGCCGTTTTAGACAATCTGAACCGTCAGCGGGAGGAGGGCCGGCTGTGCGACCTCTCCATCCAGGTGCAAGGTCAAGTGTTCAGGGCCCATCGTTGTGTGCTCGCTGCATCATCGCCTTACTTCCATGACCAG GTGTTACTGAAGAATGTTACAACTGTTTCCCTACCCTCAGTTATGGACCCGGTGGCCTTCGAGAGCGTCCTGAGTTCTGCCTACACAGGCCAGCTGAGCATTGTGCATGATGACATTGTCAACTACGTCACTGTGGCCAGTTTCCTTCAGATGTGGCACATTGTGGACAAATGCACTGAGATTTTGAAGAGGCCCCGGCCCCCAGTAGAAGTCACCCCGGGAGAGGCCGCTGCAGCTCACCAGGGCACTGCATCTCGACAGCAGTCCCCAAGCAGCACTGACTGCTTAAATCTGGAAAGGGAGGGacgaaggagggagaggaagccTGATGTCTTGCCTCCCTTAGCTACATGGAGACGGCCGCAGCAGTTTCCTAGGTGGGGGCGCCCACGGCCCTCATCAGCCCAGCACTTAGCGGACACTCAACTCGACACGCTCCCCAACTATACGGAGAGTGATTACACCAGCTGTGAGGAGGCATGGATATCAGCCCATGAAAAAACTGGCCACTTTGCACATGATGGACCTGGCCACAATAGCCGGCACCACGGGGGGTTCGCTAGTGGTGAGACATTAAAGCAGAAAGTCAGGTTTCAACAGCGGGGAGCACCGCCGAGCGCTGATAGACTGCTTGATAAGAACAGAGGGAGCGGGGACAGTGATGAGACtccagagaagaggaagaatgagaaaagagagattgAGGCAGATGAGGGAGTAGGAGAAGAGATAGTGGAGAAGAAGGAAAGCTTTGCGCAAATGGGTCATTGTG CAGACTTCCAGCAGACTGGACAAGCCACAGGGAAGACAAGTGCGGACGTGATGAAGGAAAAAGTGCAGAGAGATTTGGTGGAAGGTGATCACTCCTCAGACGTGCCCAACGTTCATGCTTGCCAAACAGGTGAAGGACTTCTGGCCCCGTCCTGTCCGGTTTCAGCCCGGCAGCAGTGGCAGTCGGGTTCCTGGTCTCAGCAAGAGCAGAGGCTGCAGGAAGGGAAGGGCAGGAGCTGCAGTAAAGAcgaggatgaagatgaggaggaagaggatgtggACTTTGAATGTTTCACAGAAGGCACCTTTAGCAGGGACACGTATGATGAGATTGAAGATGGCACAGGACAGGTTTCCCAGAGGCCTTTAATGCCTGTGTCTCCAGACTTTACCATGGCAGGCTCGGAGGTGCACTGGCCCTCCACCAGTGTGGGACAAGGTGGTTCATTGACCCCCACCTCCAGTCGCCACTTGTCCCcatcctctgctgctttccCGCCATCCTCCTCACCCCCAACCCCATCTTCCTCATCCTCAGTCTCCCTCGCTGGCGCCCCCTACACAGGAAAAGTCCACTTCTGCCACTGTGGCAAAGCCTACACTCTGAAGAGTATGCGTGACCGGCACGTGAAGATGCAGCACCTCAATCTGCGGCCTTTTGGCTGCCCTGTTTGCACAAAATCCTTCAAGATGAAGCACCATCTAACCAAACACCTTAAAACCCACGGAGGGCTGCGGCCCTACGAGTGTGGCCTGTGTGGGAAGAAAGTCATTTGGCGAGACAGCTTCCTCAGGCATCAAGCTCGATGCGAAAGACTGGCCTCCAGCTCCTCGtctcacagcaacaacacaaacacagctgcagcagatgtgGATGACGGCTACAGTTACGGGTTTGACGAAGGGGAAGCTTTTGTTGCGACAGGAGGGCaggtgaaggtggaggaggtggattTTCATGGGGAGATGGAGGACGGGATGGGCGGGCTGTTGGGCAGCGTGTCCGGGATCGTAGATGAGCTGAGTACTCAGTCACAAAACTTGGACACTGGTAGCCATGTTTTTAAAGAGGAGGCGAGTGAGAGCTTTAGCAgaaattaa
- the scn1bb gene encoding sodium channel, voltage-gated, type I, beta b, which translates to MAASHLLLLSLLGALFVYQCHAACAEVDSDTEAVAGKGFKLGCISCKRRSEVEGTATVEWYFRAKGEADFVHIYSYNEDGPTIESDQFTDRVDWNGSKRSNDIQDASIYLLNVTFNDSGTYRCFFNRILSYENYEYNTVVGKVVHLTVVAKATRGTASIVSEVMMYVSIIGLQVWLLIEMIYCYRKIAAAGEEALREAANAEYLAIASESKDNCAGVQVGE; encoded by the exons ATGGCAGCATCACACCTACTGCTCCTTTCTCTGCTCGGCGCGCTGTTCG TGTACCAGTGTCATGCGGCCTGTGCAGAGGTGGACTCTGATACAGAGGCTGTGGCAGGCAAAGGCTTCAAACTGGGCTGCATCTCCTGCAAGAGGAGGAGTGAGGTGGAAGGTACTGCCACCGTCGAGTGGTACTTCAGGGCCAAGGGAGAGGCTGACTTTGTTCAC ATCTACAGCTATAACGAGGACGGACCCACCATTGAAAGCGACCAGTTTACGGATCGTGTAGACTGGAATGGTAGCAAAAGGAGCAACGACATCCAAGATGCGTCCATATACCTGCTCAACGTCACCTTCAATGACTCGGGCACCTACCGCTGCTTCTTCAACCGCATCCTCTCCTACGAGAACTACGAGTACAACACCGTCGTCGGCAAGGTGGTCCACCTCACTGTGGTGGCTAAAG CCACCAGAGGAACAGCTTCCATCGTGTCAGAGGTCATGATGTACGTGTCCATCATTGGCCTGCAGGTTTGGCTCCTCATAGAGATGATATACTGCTACAGAAAGATAGCAGCAGCTGGGGAAGAAGCGTTACGAGAAGCTGc AAATGCTGAATATTTAGCAATAGCCTCGGAAAGTAAAGATAACTGTGCAGGTGTGCAGGTCGGAGAATAG
- the zbtb22a gene encoding myoneurin isoform X3, giving the protein MDPVAFESVLSSAYTGQLSIVHDDIVNYVTVASFLQMWHIVDKCTEILKRPRPPVEVTPGEAAAAHQGTASRQQSPSSTDCLNLEREGRRRERKPDVLPPLATWRRPQQFPRWGRPRPSSAQHLADTQLDTLPNYTESDYTSCEEAWISAHEKTGHFAHDGPGHNSRHHGGFASGETLKQKVRFQQRGAPPSADRLLDKNRGSGDSDETPEKRKNEKREIEADEGVGEEIVEKKESFAQMGHCADFQQTGQATGKTSADVMKEKVQRDLVEGDHSSDVPNVHACQTGEGLLAPSCPVSARQQWQSGSWSQQEQRLQEGKGRSCSKDEDEDEEEEDVDFECFTEGTFSRDTYDEIEDGTGQVSQRPLMPVSPDFTMAGSEVHWPSTSVGQGGSLTPTSSRHLSPSSAAFPPSSSPPTPSSSSSVSLAGAPYTGKVHFCHCGKAYTLKSMRDRHVKMQHLNLRPFGCPVCTKSFKMKHHLTKHLKTHGGLRPYECGLCGKKVIWRDSFLRHQARCERLASSSSSHSNNTNTAAADVDDGYSYGFDEGEAFVATGGQVKVEEVDFHGEMEDGMGGLLGSVSGIVDELSTQSQNLDTGSHVFKEEASESFSRN; this is encoded by the exons ATGGACCCGGTGGCCTTCGAGAGCGTCCTGAGTTCTGCCTACACAGGCCAGCTGAGCATTGTGCATGATGACATTGTCAACTACGTCACTGTGGCCAGTTTCCTTCAGATGTGGCACATTGTGGACAAATGCACTGAGATTTTGAAGAGGCCCCGGCCCCCAGTAGAAGTCACCCCGGGAGAGGCCGCTGCAGCTCACCAGGGCACTGCATCTCGACAGCAGTCCCCAAGCAGCACTGACTGCTTAAATCTGGAAAGGGAGGGacgaaggagggagaggaagccTGATGTCTTGCCTCCCTTAGCTACATGGAGACGGCCGCAGCAGTTTCCTAGGTGGGGGCGCCCACGGCCCTCATCAGCCCAGCACTTAGCGGACACTCAACTCGACACGCTCCCCAACTATACGGAGAGTGATTACACCAGCTGTGAGGAGGCATGGATATCAGCCCATGAAAAAACTGGCCACTTTGCACATGATGGACCTGGCCACAATAGCCGGCACCACGGGGGGTTCGCTAGTGGTGAGACATTAAAGCAGAAAGTCAGGTTTCAACAGCGGGGAGCACCGCCGAGCGCTGATAGACTGCTTGATAAGAACAGAGGGAGCGGGGACAGTGATGAGACtccagagaagaggaagaatgagaaaagagagattgAGGCAGATGAGGGAGTAGGAGAAGAGATAGTGGAGAAGAAGGAAAGCTTTGCGCAAATGGGTCATTGTG CAGACTTCCAGCAGACTGGACAAGCCACAGGGAAGACAAGTGCGGACGTGATGAAGGAAAAAGTGCAGAGAGATTTGGTGGAAGGTGATCACTCCTCAGACGTGCCCAACGTTCATGCTTGCCAAACAGGTGAAGGACTTCTGGCCCCGTCCTGTCCGGTTTCAGCCCGGCAGCAGTGGCAGTCGGGTTCCTGGTCTCAGCAAGAGCAGAGGCTGCAGGAAGGGAAGGGCAGGAGCTGCAGTAAAGAcgaggatgaagatgaggaggaagaggatgtggACTTTGAATGTTTCACAGAAGGCACCTTTAGCAGGGACACGTATGATGAGATTGAAGATGGCACAGGACAGGTTTCCCAGAGGCCTTTAATGCCTGTGTCTCCAGACTTTACCATGGCAGGCTCGGAGGTGCACTGGCCCTCCACCAGTGTGGGACAAGGTGGTTCATTGACCCCCACCTCCAGTCGCCACTTGTCCCcatcctctgctgctttccCGCCATCCTCCTCACCCCCAACCCCATCTTCCTCATCCTCAGTCTCCCTCGCTGGCGCCCCCTACACAGGAAAAGTCCACTTCTGCCACTGTGGCAAAGCCTACACTCTGAAGAGTATGCGTGACCGGCACGTGAAGATGCAGCACCTCAATCTGCGGCCTTTTGGCTGCCCTGTTTGCACAAAATCCTTCAAGATGAAGCACCATCTAACCAAACACCTTAAAACCCACGGAGGGCTGCGGCCCTACGAGTGTGGCCTGTGTGGGAAGAAAGTCATTTGGCGAGACAGCTTCCTCAGGCATCAAGCTCGATGCGAAAGACTGGCCTCCAGCTCCTCGtctcacagcaacaacacaaacacagctgcagcagatgtgGATGACGGCTACAGTTACGGGTTTGACGAAGGGGAAGCTTTTGTTGCGACAGGAGGGCaggtgaaggtggaggaggtggattTTCATGGGGAGATGGAGGACGGGATGGGCGGGCTGTTGGGCAGCGTGTCCGGGATCGTAGATGAGCTGAGTACTCAGTCACAAAACTTGGACACTGGTAGCCATGTTTTTAAAGAGGAGGCGAGTGAGAGCTTTAGCAgaaattaa
- the zbtb22a gene encoding myoneurin isoform X2, whose amino-acid sequence MDPTCSASAAPAGLTVQVCFPGARAAVLDNLNRQREEGRLCDLSIQVQGQVFRAHRCVLAASSPYFHDQVLLKNVTTVSLPSVMDPVAFESVLSSAYTGQLSIVHDDIVNYVTVASFLQMWHIVDKCTEILKRPRPPVEVTPGEAAAAHQGTASRQQSPSSTDCLNLEREGRRRERKPDVLPPLATWRRPQQFPRWGRPRPSSAQHLADTQLDTLPNYTESDYTSCEEAWISAHEKTGHFAHDGPGHNSRHHGGFASGETLKQKVRFQQRGAPPSADRLLDKNRGSGDSDETPEKRKNEKREIEADEGVGEEIVEKKESFAQMGHCDFQQTGQATGKTSADVMKEKVQRDLVEGDHSSDVPNVHACQTGEGLLAPSCPVSARQQWQSGSWSQQEQRLQEGKGRSCSKDEDEDEEEEDVDFECFTEGTFSRDTYDEIEDGTGQVSQRPLMPVSPDFTMAGSEVHWPSTSVGQGGSLTPTSSRHLSPSSAAFPPSSSPPTPSSSSSVSLAGAPYTGKVHFCHCGKAYTLKSMRDRHVKMQHLNLRPFGCPVCTKSFKMKHHLTKHLKTHGGLRPYECGLCGKKVIWRDSFLRHQARCERLASSSSSHSNNTNTAAADVDDGYSYGFDEGEAFVATGGQVKVEEVDFHGEMEDGMGGLLGSVSGIVDELSTQSQNLDTGSHVFKEEASESFSRN is encoded by the exons ATGGATCCGACCTGCAGTGcttctgcagctccagctggTCTGACTGTCCAGGTGTGTTTCCCTGGTGCTCGTGCTGCCGTTTTAGACAATCTGAACCGTCAGCGGGAGGAGGGCCGGCTGTGCGACCTCTCCATCCAGGTGCAAGGTCAAGTGTTCAGGGCCCATCGTTGTGTGCTCGCTGCATCATCGCCTTACTTCCATGACCAG GTGTTACTGAAGAATGTTACAACTGTTTCCCTACCCTCAGTTATGGACCCGGTGGCCTTCGAGAGCGTCCTGAGTTCTGCCTACACAGGCCAGCTGAGCATTGTGCATGATGACATTGTCAACTACGTCACTGTGGCCAGTTTCCTTCAGATGTGGCACATTGTGGACAAATGCACTGAGATTTTGAAGAGGCCCCGGCCCCCAGTAGAAGTCACCCCGGGAGAGGCCGCTGCAGCTCACCAGGGCACTGCATCTCGACAGCAGTCCCCAAGCAGCACTGACTGCTTAAATCTGGAAAGGGAGGGacgaaggagggagaggaagccTGATGTCTTGCCTCCCTTAGCTACATGGAGACGGCCGCAGCAGTTTCCTAGGTGGGGGCGCCCACGGCCCTCATCAGCCCAGCACTTAGCGGACACTCAACTCGACACGCTCCCCAACTATACGGAGAGTGATTACACCAGCTGTGAGGAGGCATGGATATCAGCCCATGAAAAAACTGGCCACTTTGCACATGATGGACCTGGCCACAATAGCCGGCACCACGGGGGGTTCGCTAGTGGTGAGACATTAAAGCAGAAAGTCAGGTTTCAACAGCGGGGAGCACCGCCGAGCGCTGATAGACTGCTTGATAAGAACAGAGGGAGCGGGGACAGTGATGAGACtccagagaagaggaagaatgagaaaagagagattgAGGCAGATGAGGGAGTAGGAGAAGAGATAGTGGAGAAGAAGGAAAGCTTTGCGCAAATGGGTCATTGTG ACTTCCAGCAGACTGGACAAGCCACAGGGAAGACAAGTGCGGACGTGATGAAGGAAAAAGTGCAGAGAGATTTGGTGGAAGGTGATCACTCCTCAGACGTGCCCAACGTTCATGCTTGCCAAACAGGTGAAGGACTTCTGGCCCCGTCCTGTCCGGTTTCAGCCCGGCAGCAGTGGCAGTCGGGTTCCTGGTCTCAGCAAGAGCAGAGGCTGCAGGAAGGGAAGGGCAGGAGCTGCAGTAAAGAcgaggatgaagatgaggaggaagaggatgtggACTTTGAATGTTTCACAGAAGGCACCTTTAGCAGGGACACGTATGATGAGATTGAAGATGGCACAGGACAGGTTTCCCAGAGGCCTTTAATGCCTGTGTCTCCAGACTTTACCATGGCAGGCTCGGAGGTGCACTGGCCCTCCACCAGTGTGGGACAAGGTGGTTCATTGACCCCCACCTCCAGTCGCCACTTGTCCCcatcctctgctgctttccCGCCATCCTCCTCACCCCCAACCCCATCTTCCTCATCCTCAGTCTCCCTCGCTGGCGCCCCCTACACAGGAAAAGTCCACTTCTGCCACTGTGGCAAAGCCTACACTCTGAAGAGTATGCGTGACCGGCACGTGAAGATGCAGCACCTCAATCTGCGGCCTTTTGGCTGCCCTGTTTGCACAAAATCCTTCAAGATGAAGCACCATCTAACCAAACACCTTAAAACCCACGGAGGGCTGCGGCCCTACGAGTGTGGCCTGTGTGGGAAGAAAGTCATTTGGCGAGACAGCTTCCTCAGGCATCAAGCTCGATGCGAAAGACTGGCCTCCAGCTCCTCGtctcacagcaacaacacaaacacagctgcagcagatgtgGATGACGGCTACAGTTACGGGTTTGACGAAGGGGAAGCTTTTGTTGCGACAGGAGGGCaggtgaaggtggaggaggtggattTTCATGGGGAGATGGAGGACGGGATGGGCGGGCTGTTGGGCAGCGTGTCCGGGATCGTAGATGAGCTGAGTACTCAGTCACAAAACTTGGACACTGGTAGCCATGTTTTTAAAGAGGAGGCGAGTGAGAGCTTTAGCAgaaattaa
- the naxe gene encoding NAD(P)H-hydrate epimerase, whose translation MLSVRALFGIGVLVTSRAAAALAQTGTCPLSTAANNHKKDCFSSRPASTMAQAIKYLGQEEAQHIDEELFSEYGFSVDQLMELAGLSCATAITRAYPLTSLVKARPSLLVICGPGNNGGDGLVCARHLKFFGYEPTILYPKRPNKPLFQGLTTQCQKMEIPFLTEMPEAKVIDEAYNLVIDAIFGFSFKGAVREPFGSILDVLKKTTVPIASIDIPSGWDVEQGSADGLQPDMLISLTAPKKSASLFRGRYHFLGGRFVPPGLERKYQLNLPQYPDTDCVLQL comes from the exons ATGTTGAGTGTGCGGGCTCTGTTTGGGATCGGCGTCCTGGTGACCTCGCGAGCTGCTGCAGCCCTCGCTCAGACAGGGACATGTCCGCTGTCCACTGCAGCTAACAACCACAAAAAGGACTGTTTCAGTAGCAGACCGGCATCCACCATGGCCCAGGCCATTAAATACCTCGG ACAAGAGGAGGCCCAGCACATCGATGAGGAGCTCTTCAGTGAGTACGGCTTCAGCGTGGACCAGCTGATGGAGCTGGCTGGACTCAGCTGTGCCACAGCCATCACACGG GCGTATCCACTCACTTCTCTGGTCAAGGCCAGACCTTCTCTGCTGGTGATTTGTGGACCAGGTAACAACGGAGGCGATGGCCTGGTCTGTGCCCGACACCTTAAATTCTTT GGTTATGAACCCACCATCTTGTACCCGAAGAGGCCAAACAAACCGCTGTTCCAGGGCCTGACCACACAGTGCCAGAAAATGGAGATCCCTTTCCTGACTGAGATGCCTGAG GCCAAAGTGATTGATGAGGCTTACAACCTGGTGATAGATGCTATCTTCGGCTTCAGCTTCAAGGGGGCCGTGCGAGAGCCTTTTGGTTCCATCTTAGACGTGCTGAAGAAAACCACAGTCCCCATAGCCAGCATCGACATCCCCTCAG gttGGGATGTGGAGCAGGGCAGCGCAGATGGACTCCAGCCCGACATGCTCATCTCTCTCACTGCTCCCAAGAAATCGGCCTCCTTGTTCAGAGGACGGTATCACTTCCTCGGAGGCCGCTTTGTGCCACCTGGCCTGGAGAGGAAGTACCAGCTCAACCTGCCTCAGTACCCCGACACGGACTGTGTGTTACAACTGTAG